Proteins from a single region of Candidatus Methylacidiphilales bacterium:
- the ssb gene encoding single-stranded DNA-binding protein — protein MNSLNKVFLIGNLTRDPEIRHTPKGIAVGDLGMAINMLSRGPDGAEKEEVCYVDVVLWGRQAEACKEYLGKGAPVFVEGRLQFDQWESQQGEKRSRLRVRAERVHFLGRGGGNSGGNSRDDAAERGSSGRKAESKTGESRVRESHVSPLSNATDDEMPL, from the coding sequence ATGAACTCTCTGAACAAAGTATTTTTAATCGGAAACCTGACGCGCGACCCGGAAATACGCCACACGCCCAAAGGGATCGCCGTGGGTGATTTGGGGATGGCAATCAACATGCTGTCCCGCGGGCCGGACGGGGCTGAAAAGGAAGAGGTTTGTTATGTGGATGTGGTGCTCTGGGGGCGCCAGGCGGAAGCCTGCAAGGAGTACCTGGGCAAGGGGGCTCCGGTTTTTGTGGAAGGCCGCCTGCAGTTCGACCAATGGGAAAGCCAGCAGGGCGAAAAGCGCAGCCGTCTGCGCGTGCGCGCCGAGCGGGTGCATTTTTTGGGCCGTGGTGGTGGAAACTCAGGCGGGAATTCCCGGGACGATGCTGCGGAACGCGGCTCCAGCGGCCGCAAAGCCGAGAGCAAGACGGGCGAGTCCCGGGTCCGGGAATCGCATGTCAGCCCGCTTTCCAACGCCACCGATGACGAGATGCCGTTGTAG